A window of Rhodococcus sp. SGAir0479 contains these coding sequences:
- a CDS encoding CCA tRNA nucleotidyltransferase gives MNAPTPDADRRARLLRGAHETLSALSDVLTPLGARFAAAGHELYLVGGSVRDAVLGRLGTDLDFTTDARPEQVQQILRGWADNQWDTGIAFGTISAAKGDDQIEITTYRTDTYDGVTRNPEVQYGTTLEEDLVRRDFTVNAMAVRVDGSGTFEFVDPLNGIDALLAGVLDTPAAPEISFNDDPLRMLRACRFVSQLGFTLAPRVQQAIVDMAGQIDRITAERVRAELDKLILGEYPIDGINVMCETGLADRVLPEIPAMKLEIDEHHQHKDVYWHSLTVLKQAIDLEDGDPDLVLRWAALLHDIGKPDTKRNEAGGGVSFHHHEVVGAKLVRKRMRALKYSKQMVDDVGQLVFLHLRFHGYGKGQWTDSAVRRYATDAGDLLPRLHKLVRADCTTRNKRRAAALQATYDDLEVRIARLAEQEDLARVRPDLDGNAIMELLGIPAGPQVGKAWKYLKELRLDRGPLDRDEAEAELLKWWAEQAEG, from the coding sequence GTGAATGCCCCCACCCCCGACGCCGACCGGCGTGCCCGACTGCTCCGCGGTGCGCACGAGACCCTGAGCGCCTTGTCGGACGTGCTGACCCCGCTGGGGGCGCGGTTCGCCGCGGCCGGACACGAGCTGTACCTGGTGGGCGGCAGCGTGCGCGACGCCGTTCTGGGGCGGCTGGGAACCGACCTCGACTTCACCACCGATGCGCGGCCCGAGCAGGTGCAGCAGATCCTGCGCGGCTGGGCCGACAACCAGTGGGACACCGGCATCGCCTTCGGCACGATCAGCGCCGCCAAGGGCGACGACCAGATCGAGATCACGACGTACCGCACCGACACCTACGACGGTGTCACCCGCAACCCCGAGGTGCAGTACGGCACCACGCTCGAGGAGGACCTGGTCCGCCGCGACTTCACGGTCAACGCGATGGCGGTGCGCGTCGACGGCAGCGGGACGTTCGAGTTCGTCGACCCGCTGAACGGCATCGACGCGCTGCTCGCGGGTGTCCTCGACACCCCGGCCGCCCCCGAGATCTCCTTCAACGACGATCCGCTGCGGATGCTGCGCGCGTGCCGGTTCGTCTCGCAGCTGGGGTTCACGCTCGCGCCGCGGGTGCAGCAGGCGATCGTCGACATGGCCGGGCAGATCGACCGCATCACCGCGGAGCGGGTGCGCGCCGAGCTCGACAAGTTGATTCTGGGCGAGTACCCGATCGACGGCATCAACGTCATGTGCGAGACCGGGCTGGCCGACCGGGTGCTCCCCGAGATCCCGGCGATGAAGCTCGAGATCGACGAGCACCACCAGCACAAGGACGTGTACTGGCACTCGCTGACCGTGCTCAAGCAGGCGATCGACCTCGAGGACGGTGACCCGGATCTGGTCCTGCGCTGGGCCGCCCTGCTGCACGACATCGGCAAGCCCGACACCAAGCGCAACGAGGCCGGTGGCGGCGTGAGCTTCCACCACCACGAGGTGGTGGGCGCCAAGCTGGTCCGCAAGCGGATGCGCGCGCTCAAGTACTCCAAGCAGATGGTCGACGACGTGGGCCAGCTGGTGTTCCTGCACCTGCGGTTCCACGGCTACGGCAAGGGGCAGTGGACGGACTCGGCGGTGCGCCGCTACGCCACCGATGCCGGGGACCTGCTGCCGCGGCTGCACAAACTCGTCCGCGCCGACTGCACCACCCGCAACAAGCGGCGGGCCGCCGCTCTGCAGGCCACGTACGACGACCTCGAGGTGCGCATCGCCCGGCTGGCCGAGCAGGAGGACCTCGCACGCGTGCGCCCGGATCTGGACGGCAACGCGATCATGGAGTTGCTCGGTATCCCGGCCGGACCCCAGGTGGGCAAGGCGTGGAAGTACCTCAAGGAGCTGCGGCTCGACCGCGGACCGCTCGACCGCGACGAGGCCGAAGCCGAACTGCTGAAGTGGTGGGCCGAACAAGCCGAGGGGTGA
- a CDS encoding NUDIX hydrolase, with amino-acid sequence MCILSTTIDEVSAAERANRNRRSSRRRGAGTGSATPHMRTVRETSAGGLVVDGLGGPRDKLCAALIGRTDRRGRLLWSLPKGHIEQGETAEQTAMREVAEETGIRGAVVASLGSIDYWFVTEGRRVHKTVHHYLMRSLGGELSDADIEVTEVAWVPLSELDSRLAYADERKLAEIAGQLIAEMEPTRAGGSDAE; translated from the coding sequence GTGTGCATTCTGTCAACTACGATCGATGAGGTGTCCGCCGCCGAACGTGCCAACCGTAACCGCCGCTCCTCGCGGCGGCGCGGCGCAGGCACCGGGTCGGCCACGCCGCACATGCGGACGGTGCGCGAGACCTCCGCCGGCGGGCTCGTCGTGGACGGTCTGGGCGGTCCCCGGGACAAGTTGTGCGCGGCGCTCATCGGCCGCACCGACCGGCGCGGACGGCTGCTGTGGTCGCTGCCGAAGGGACACATCGAGCAGGGCGAGACCGCCGAGCAGACCGCGATGCGCGAGGTGGCCGAGGAGACCGGCATCCGCGGCGCCGTGGTCGCCTCGCTGGGCAGCATCGACTACTGGTTCGTCACCGAGGGCCGACGCGTCCACAAGACCGTGCACCACTACCTGATGCGTTCGCTCGGGGGTGAGTTGTCGGACGCCGACATCGAAGTCACCGAGGTGGCCTGGGTGCCGCTGTCGGAGTTGGACTCCCGCCTCGCGTACGCCGACGAACGCAAACTCGCGGAGATCGCCGGGCAACTCATCGCGGAGATGGAACCCACACGCGCCGGGGGGTCCGACGCGGAATGA
- a CDS encoding DUF6049 family protein, with protein sequence MTVASRPAWRRPGASILTALTLVLMLLGTVSVGALSFGTAAAAAQTTTSPAAGQTSTPTSTTRAPVTKSRTPPEFLELRIDDVTPTAVTTTTEPDVTVTGTVTNVGDRPVTDIGVRLQRAVAVDSSEELRTSLDLDQGEFDTVGPFVQVAESLDEGEGRQFTLSLPLRSQTGWSLDITEPGVYPLLVNVNGSPAYGGQARLDDARFLLPVLGLPQAAGSDDTAPQGTDSASATAPVPPDTSDPLAVTMLWPLADEPQLAAGVPGSVTEKVRLADDDLAGSLSQGGRLDRLLAAAEFATGPEVDRDRKLADSMCLAVDPDLLITVSNMTRGYLVVDDPAQPGGPAREGSGRDAAAAWLDRLETLARGMCITAVPFAQVDLSALARVGDDSLTSSALLSPADIVDSILGVTSQRNITWPDAGVLDEGSARMLQGLGRTTTLLAANAVETPPGAGRKVALDGTDAVDAALFDVSAAAALAAVGADPHTPSYVPERARYNLDRDSRTARLQDALGAVTWMSLQKRDDTSAANRASDRSMLIAPPQRWSADGDEAAAVLSTVSTLLRSGLATARPLGRVVEQRPTTAQPAELVYPQRAIVDGTPDSIEEGVQVQAPRIDEMKAALVDDPQVPLTPTRFMAPLREDLLRAMSLSGRRDENTATTTAAEQAAHVRVGNVAVAIDGMYRAVTILAPGGVYTLASEQSPLLLVARNDLPVAVDVRLQVDAPPEMHITDIGPQQLPPRGSRSLQVPAEVSDSRTMVVDLSLTTESGQSLGEQTSVTVRSNAYGQALAIITAGAGALLLFLAGRRLWHRFRGQPDRADEGYERP encoded by the coding sequence ATGACAGTGGCATCGCGTCCGGCATGGCGACGACCCGGTGCCTCGATCCTCACGGCGCTGACCCTCGTCCTGATGCTGCTCGGCACCGTGTCCGTCGGTGCGCTGTCGTTCGGGACCGCCGCGGCCGCGGCCCAGACCACGACGAGCCCCGCGGCCGGGCAGACGTCCACGCCGACGTCGACGACCCGGGCACCGGTCACGAAGTCCCGGACCCCACCCGAGTTCCTCGAACTGCGCATCGACGACGTCACCCCGACCGCGGTGACCACCACGACCGAACCCGACGTCACGGTCACCGGCACCGTCACGAACGTCGGCGACCGTCCGGTCACCGACATCGGGGTCCGGTTGCAGCGTGCCGTCGCGGTGGACTCGAGCGAGGAGCTGCGCACGTCGCTGGACCTCGACCAGGGCGAGTTCGACACGGTGGGACCGTTCGTCCAGGTCGCGGAGAGTCTCGACGAGGGTGAGGGCAGGCAGTTCACGCTGTCGCTGCCGCTGCGTTCGCAGACCGGGTGGTCCCTCGACATCACCGAGCCGGGCGTCTACCCCCTGCTCGTCAACGTCAACGGCAGCCCCGCGTACGGCGGTCAGGCCCGGCTCGACGACGCCCGATTCCTGCTCCCGGTGCTGGGGCTGCCGCAGGCCGCCGGTTCGGACGACACCGCGCCGCAGGGTACGGATTCCGCGTCCGCGACGGCCCCGGTGCCGCCCGACACGTCCGACCCGCTCGCGGTCACGATGCTGTGGCCGCTCGCGGACGAGCCCCAGCTGGCCGCAGGAGTTCCGGGATCCGTCACCGAGAAGGTGCGACTGGCGGACGACGACCTCGCCGGCTCGCTCTCCCAGGGCGGTCGGCTGGACCGGCTGCTGGCCGCGGCCGAGTTCGCGACCGGGCCCGAGGTGGACCGGGACCGCAAACTCGCGGACAGCATGTGCCTGGCCGTCGACCCGGACCTGCTGATCACGGTCAGCAACATGACGCGCGGCTACCTCGTCGTCGACGATCCGGCGCAGCCCGGCGGCCCGGCGCGCGAGGGGTCCGGCCGGGACGCCGCCGCGGCCTGGCTCGACCGGCTGGAGACGCTGGCCCGCGGCATGTGCATCACGGCCGTGCCGTTCGCGCAGGTCGACCTGTCGGCGCTCGCCCGGGTGGGCGACGATTCCCTCACCTCCAGCGCGCTGCTGTCGCCGGCGGACATCGTCGACTCCATCCTGGGTGTGACCTCGCAGCGCAACATCACCTGGCCCGACGCCGGCGTACTCGACGAGGGCTCGGCCCGGATGCTGCAGGGACTCGGGCGCACCACGACGCTGCTCGCGGCCAACGCCGTCGAGACCCCGCCCGGCGCGGGCCGGAAGGTCGCGCTCGACGGCACGGACGCCGTCGACGCCGCGCTGTTCGACGTCTCCGCCGCGGCCGCGCTGGCCGCCGTCGGCGCGGACCCCCACACCCCCTCGTACGTCCCCGAGCGGGCCCGCTACAACCTCGACCGGGACTCGCGCACCGCCCGCCTGCAGGACGCGTTGGGCGCCGTGACCTGGATGTCACTGCAGAAGCGGGACGACACCTCCGCGGCGAACCGGGCGTCGGATCGGTCGATGCTGATCGCGCCCCCGCAGCGGTGGTCGGCCGACGGCGACGAGGCGGCCGCGGTGCTGTCGACGGTCTCGACGCTGCTGCGCTCCGGTCTGGCCACGGCCCGCCCCCTCGGCCGGGTCGTCGAGCAGCGGCCCACCACCGCTCAGCCGGCGGAACTGGTGTACCCGCAGCGGGCGATCGTCGACGGCACCCCCGACTCCATCGAGGAGGGGGTGCAGGTGCAGGCCCCGCGCATCGACGAAATGAAGGCGGCGCTGGTCGACGACCCGCAGGTGCCGCTGACCCCGACCCGGTTCATGGCGCCGCTGCGCGAGGATCTGCTGCGGGCGATGAGTCTGTCCGGGCGCCGCGACGAGAACACCGCGACCACGACGGCGGCCGAGCAGGCCGCGCACGTGCGGGTGGGCAACGTCGCGGTCGCGATCGACGGCATGTACCGCGCGGTCACGATCCTCGCCCCGGGCGGCGTCTACACCCTCGCGTCGGAGCAGAGTCCGCTGCTGCTGGTGGCCCGCAACGACCTGCCGGTGGCCGTCGACGTCCGCCTGCAGGTGGACGCGCCGCCGGAGATGCACATCACCGACATCGGGCCGCAGCAACTGCCGCCCCGCGGCAGTCGCTCGCTGCAGGTACCGGCCGAGGTCTCCGATTCGCGCACGATGGTGGTCGATCTCTCCCTCACCACCGAAAGCGGCCAGAGCCTGGGCGAACAGACGTCCGTCACGGTGCGGTCGAACGCGTACGGACAGGCTTTGGCGATAATTACCGCGGGTGCTGGCGCGCTCCTGTTGTTCCTTGCCGGACGCCGACTGTGGCACCGGTTCCGCGGCCAGCCCGACAGAGCCGACGAAGGGTATGAACGTCCATGA